A region from the Candidatus Methylomirabilota bacterium genome encodes:
- a CDS encoding methylmalonyl-CoA mutase family protein, which produces MDADEPRTIEEARARWEREILRPALDRAPERARFETSWGTPVPRLSTPADLTAFDYLRDLAFPGEYPYTRGVQPTMYRGRLWTMRQYAGFGSAAESNRRFRYLLDQGQTGLSVAFDLPTQMGHDADAPAARSEVGRVGVSISSLEDMAALLDGIPLDRVSTSMTINATAPILLALYVVVGERQGVPGTKLSGTVQNDILKEYIARGTYIFPPGPSLRLVTDCFAYCKDHVPRWNTISISGYHMREAGSTAVQEVAFSFANAIAYVEAALAAGLEVDEFAPQLSFFFNAHNNLLEEVAKFRAARRLWARIMRERFHARDPRAWMLRFHAQTAGSMLTAQQPENNIVRVAIQALAAILGGCQSLHTNSMDEALALPSEAAVRIALRTQQILAYEAGVADSVDPLGGAFHIERLTTEIEEAAVAYLEKIEGMGGAVTAIPFMQQEIQEAAYRYQLEIETGARIVVGVNEFVTGEPPPAQLFHPDPTGEAAQVERLGRLRATRDPDRAARALDAVEAAARGHANLLPRLLEAVHAQATLGEVCDRLRAVFGVHRPSVAF; this is translated from the coding sequence ATGGATGCAGACGAGCCCCGGACGATCGAGGAGGCCCGGGCGCGCTGGGAGCGGGAGATCCTCCGGCCGGCCCTCGACCGGGCGCCGGAGCGGGCCCGCTTCGAGACCTCCTGGGGCACCCCGGTGCCCCGGCTGAGCACGCCGGCCGACCTGACGGCGTTCGACTACCTCCGCGATCTCGCCTTCCCCGGGGAATACCCATACACCCGGGGCGTCCAGCCGACCATGTACCGCGGGCGGCTCTGGACCATGCGCCAGTACGCCGGCTTCGGCTCGGCCGCCGAGAGCAACCGCCGCTTCCGCTACCTGCTCGACCAGGGGCAGACCGGGCTCTCCGTCGCCTTCGACCTTCCGACCCAGATGGGCCACGACGCCGATGCGCCCGCCGCGCGCAGCGAGGTCGGGCGGGTCGGCGTGTCGATCTCGAGCCTGGAGGACATGGCGGCGCTCCTCGACGGGATCCCGCTCGACCGGGTCTCCACATCGATGACGATCAACGCCACCGCGCCCATCCTCCTCGCGCTCTACGTCGTGGTCGGGGAGCGTCAGGGAGTGCCGGGGACGAAGCTCTCCGGCACGGTGCAGAACGACATCCTCAAGGAGTACATCGCCCGCGGCACCTACATCTTCCCGCCGGGCCCCTCGCTCCGCCTCGTCACCGACTGCTTCGCCTACTGCAAAGATCACGTCCCCCGCTGGAACACCATCTCGATCTCGGGCTACCACATGCGGGAGGCGGGGTCGACGGCGGTGCAGGAGGTGGCCTTCAGCTTTGCCAACGCCATCGCCTATGTCGAGGCGGCGCTGGCGGCCGGACTCGAGGTCGACGAGTTCGCCCCCCAGCTCTCCTTCTTCTTCAACGCCCACAACAACCTGCTGGAGGAGGTCGCCAAGTTCCGAGCGGCGCGGCGGCTCTGGGCGCGGATCATGCGGGAGCGCTTCCACGCGCGGGACCCGCGCGCCTGGATGCTGCGCTTTCACGCCCAGACGGCCGGCTCCATGCTCACCGCCCAGCAGCCCGAGAACAACATCGTGCGGGTGGCGATCCAGGCGCTGGCCGCGATCCTGGGCGGCTGCCAGTCCCTCCACACCAACTCGATGGACGAAGCCCTGGCCCTGCCTTCCGAGGCCGCGGTGCGGATCGCGCTCCGGACCCAGCAGATCCTCGCCTACGAGGCGGGGGTCGCCGACTCGGTCGATCCCCTGGGCGGCGCCTTCCACATCGAACGGCTGACCACCGAGATCGAGGAGGCGGCCGTCGCCTACCTGGAGAAGATCGAGGGCATGGGTGGAGCCGTGACGGCGATCCCGTTCATGCAGCAGGAGATCCAGGAGGCGGCCTATCGCTACCAGCTGGAGATCGAGACCGGGGCCCGGATCGTGGTCGGCGTGAACGAGTTCGTCACCGGGGAGCCGCCGCCGGCCCAGCTCTTCCACCCGGATCCCACCGGGGAAGCGGCCCAGGTGGAGCGGCTCGGCCGCCTCCGGGCGACGCGGGACCCGGACCGCGCCGCTCGCGCGCTCGACGCCGTCGAGGCGGCCGCCCGCGGCCACGCGAACCTGCTCCCGCGCCTCCTCGAGGCCGTCCACGCCCAGGCGACCCTGGGCGAGGTCTGTGACCGGCTCCGGGCGGTGTTCGGCGTGCACCGGCCCTCGGTGGCGTTCTGA